TGCTTCGATGTCCTAAGGTGCGAAATGTTGCAGCCGCTTTCATTATCAGGTAAGGTTATCCTTGGAGGTCACCAACTTTAGAATAACGAACGTTTTTGGGTAGTAATTCCCAAACATTCTTGGAGTCAAATTACATGGTCGATAAGTCCTCGAAGCCTTACAATAATATCCTCTCGAATATCCGTTTCGCTCGAAACTCAATCGGTCAAAGATTAAGACATCTTAATCCCAAACAACATAacgatttcattattttattcctcGATCATCACCACTAGCCTGTGCATTGCGGACTGTCTGTTTTGCATAATCGTCCTGCCATTCAACGCGATACGCTTCATCCAGGGCACGTGGATGCACGGCGAAACACTCTGCACGCTGATAACGTTTATGCAATACGGCAGTGTCGGTGTGTCGCTGCTTTGCATCACAATGATCAGCATAAACCGGTAAGAAACGCGTGTGACAAGCATATTCTTCCTTCCGGAGTTCTCGGTCTTGATCTTTCTACTCACTTCTGCTCGTTCCTTCGTTCAAACAGATACATCATGATCGCACACTATAGCATCTACCCGAAGGTGTACAAGACGTCTTGGATTATGGTGATGATCATTGCCTGTTGGTTGTTTTCCTACGGCTTCCAGCTACCGACACTGTTCGGTGTTTGGGGTAAGTCATCACAGCTTAACTTAGATGTCCAAAAAGGGAAATCGATTTATTGAATTTCCGTTGCCTTTTCTAATTATAGGTAAATTTGGCTACAACCATCAACTGGGCACCTGCTCTATTCTGCCGGACGATGAAGGACGCAGCAGCAAAACGGCCATGTTCATCATTGCCTTTATCATTCCGTGCATTATTATCGTGATATGCTACAGCCGCATCTTTTGCGTCGTTCACAAGTAAGATCTTGCAGAAGGCTTCTATTATCATTAACAATTATTAATCATTCTCTCattgttttttccctcccaccAGATCAgacaaacgaatgaaaaaccATTCCAAATCCCAGTGCAACATTCCAAACAATCTGCGATCGGCGGCCGATCCGGCCTCACCACTCTCAGCCGGCAGTTCCGGCTCGGCCAACAATAACTCTATCAGCTACACGGCCAGTTCGTCCGCGGTAAAGGTGGCGGGTGCGGCACGCAGTGCCAACGATGCGCGCGATGCTAAGGCCCGACGGAACGAGTGGCGCATCACGAAGATGGTGCTGGCCATTTTCCTGTCGTTCGTTATGTGCTACCTGCCGATAACGATTTCCAAAATTGTGGACAAAAA
This genomic window from Anopheles maculipalpis chromosome 2RL, idAnoMacuDA_375_x, whole genome shotgun sequence contains:
- the LOC126557971 gene encoding G-protein coupled receptor moody-like isoform X1, with amino-acid sequence MDDLFNRTLERFDEDRWSNRTTSVLPTIGTSGEMRAEDGDFPDETSRFSRPLLTFAAIATITIMVTGIFGNLLTIVALLRCPKVRNVAAAFIISLCIADCLFCIIVLPFNAIRFIQGTWMHGETLCTLITFMQYGSVGVSLLCITMISINRYIMIAHYSIYPKVYKTSWIMVMIIACWLFSYGFQLPTLFGVWGKFGYNHQLGTCSILPDDEGRSSKTAMFIIAFIIPCIIIVICYSRIFCVVHKSDKRMKNHSKSQCNIPNNLRSAADPASPLSAGSSGSANNNSISYTASSSAVKVAGAARSANDARDAKARRNEWRITKMVLAIFLSFVMCYLPITISKIVDKNVSVPVLHIIGYIMLYLSACINPIIYVIMNKQYRQAYKTVIFCKPSRLLGFTHGGSSVGEKWKDIGYSYNHSRTMVSQVSIAEPESPPSSRLRQDSPHPQHLVAIQDS
- the LOC126557971 gene encoding G-protein coupled receptor moody-like isoform X2, whose amino-acid sequence is MDDLFNRTLERFDEDRWSNRTTSVLPTIGTSGEMRAEDGDFPDETSRFSRPLLTFAAIATITIMVTGIFGNLLTIVALLRCPKVRNVAAAFIISLCIADCLFCIIVLPFNAIRFIQGTWMHGETLCTLITFMQYGSVGVSLLCITMISINRYIMIAHYSIYPKVYKTSWIMVMIIACWLFSYGFQLPTLFGVWGKFGYNHQLGTCSILPDDEGRSSKTAMFIIAFIIPCIIIVICYSRIFCVVHKSDKRMKNHSKSQCNIPNNLRSAADPASPLSAGSSGSANNNSISYTASSSAVKVAGAARSANDARDAKARRNEWRITKMVLAIFLSFVMCYLPITISKIVDKNVSVPVLHIIGYIMLYLSACINPIIYVIMNKQYRQAYKTVIFCKPSRLLGFTHGGSSVGDSPHPQHLVAIQDS